In one window of Brassica rapa cultivar Chiifu-401-42 chromosome A07, CAAS_Brap_v3.01, whole genome shotgun sequence DNA:
- the LOC103830756 gene encoding serine carboxypeptidase-like 2 isoform X1: MAKDYVSSVLKSLFLLLQLVCLFHDADSASIVKFLPGFEGPLPFELETGYIGVGEEEEVQLFYYFIKSERNPEEDPLFIWLNGGPGCSSISGLLFENGPLTMKLEVYNGTLPSLVSTTYSWTKTSSIIYLDQPVGTGFSFSTQHVDTPSDSGEARRIHEFLQKWLAKHEEFIPNPFYVGGHSYTGKIVPPLVQEISKGNYQRHKPTINLQGYLLGNPVTEFEIDWNSRIPFAHEMALISDELYESLKRICKGKYVNVDPGNTECLKLLEEYNKFTKTVNPFLISEPSCETETPDCYIYRHLLATYWANDESVRRALQINKESIGRWVRCNFDIPYTHDIINSVPYHVDNSINGYRSLIFSGDHDLGVPYLGTQAWIRSLNYSVIDDWRPWMINNKPAGCTTTYANKMTFVTIKASLSYFSFKIFCSFHTQNIFYCGFNLNELWVLITGRWAHSRV, from the exons ATGGCTAAAGACTACGTTTCCTCTGTTCTGAAATCTCTGTTTCTGCTTCTTCAACTTGTATGCTTGTTTCATGATGCTGATTCTGCATCTATCGTCAAGTTTCTTCCTGGTTTTGAAGGCCCTCTTCCCTTTGAGCTCGAAACCgg TTACATTGGTGTTGGTGAGGAGGAGGAAGTGCAATTGTTCTACTACTTCATCAAGTCTGAGAGGAACCCTGAAGAAGACCCTCTTTTTATCTGGCTAAATGGAGGACCTGGCTGTTCTTCCATCTCTGGTCTTCTTTTTGAGAATG GACCTTTGACTATGAAGCTTGAAGTGTACAATGGAACTCTACCTTCTTTAGTCTCTACTACATACTCATGGACTAag ACTTCTAGCATTATATACTTGGATCAGCCTGTTGGAACTGGCTTCTCCTTCTCGACTCAACATGTTGATACACCGAGTGATTCAGGAGAGGCCAGACGGATCCATGAATTTCTTCAGAAG TGGCTAGCTAAGCATGAAGAGTTTATTCCCAACCCTTTCTATGTAGGCGGACATTCTTACACCGGTAAGATTGTTCCTCCGCTCGTTCAAGAAATCTCTAAAG GCAACTATCAACGGCACAAACCTACAATAAATCTTCAG GGGTATCTGCTCGGTAACCCGGTAACAGAATTTGAAATTGATTGGAACAGCCGCATTCCTTTTGCTCATGAAATGGCACTGATCTCTGATGAGCTCTACGAG tCGTTGAAGAGAATCTGCAAAGGGAAATATGTAAATGTTGATCCAGGTAACACAGAATGTTTGAAACTCCTTGAAGAATATAACAAG TTTACAAAGACAGTAAACCCGTTTCTTATATCAGAACCATCGTGTGAAACTGAAACTCCAGATTGCTAT ATTTATAGGCATTTGCTAGCTACCTACTGGGCCAATGACGAAAGTGTACGTAGGGCTCTTCAAATCAATAAG GAGAGTATAGGGAGATGGGTACGATGTAATTTCGATATTCCATACACTCACGACATTATAAATAGTGTACCTTACCATGTGGATAACAGCATCAATGGCTATCGTTCTCTCATCTTCAG TGGTGATCACGATTTGGGAGTGCCTTACCTTGGGACTCAAGCTTGGATAAGATCTCTCAACTATTCGGTTATTGATGACTGGAGACCATGGATGATCAACAATAAACCTGCAGG ATGTACAACAACTTATGCAAATAAAATGACATTTGTTACCATCAAAGCAAGTCTTTCCTACTTCTCTTTCAAAATTTTCTGTTCTTTCCACACCCAAAACATTTTTTACTGCGGTTTTAACTTAAATGAGTTGTGGGTTTTGATTACAGGGAGGTGGGCACACAGCAGAGTTTAA
- the LOC103830756 gene encoding serine carboxypeptidase-like 2 isoform X2: MAKDYVSSVLKSLFLLLQLVCLFHDADSASIVKFLPGFEGPLPFELETGYIGVGEEEEVQLFYYFIKSERNPEEDPLFIWLNGGPGCSSISGLLFENGPLTMKLEVYNGTLPSLVSTTYSWTKTSSIIYLDQPVGTGFSFSTQHVDTPSDSGEARRIHEFLQKWLAKHEEFIPNPFYVGGHSYTGKIVPPLVQEISKGNYQRHKPTINLQGYLLGNPVTEFEIDWNSRIPFAHEMALISDELYESLKRICKGKYVNVDPGNTECLKLLEEYNKFTKTVNPFLISEPSCETETPDCYIYRHLLATYWANDESVRRALQINKESIGRWVRCNFDIPYTHDIINSVPYHVDNSINGYRSLIFSGDHDLGVPYLGTQAWIRSLNYSVIDDWRPWMINNKPAGCTTTYANKMTFVTIKGGGHTAEFKPEESSVMFQRWISGQPL, translated from the exons ATGGCTAAAGACTACGTTTCCTCTGTTCTGAAATCTCTGTTTCTGCTTCTTCAACTTGTATGCTTGTTTCATGATGCTGATTCTGCATCTATCGTCAAGTTTCTTCCTGGTTTTGAAGGCCCTCTTCCCTTTGAGCTCGAAACCgg TTACATTGGTGTTGGTGAGGAGGAGGAAGTGCAATTGTTCTACTACTTCATCAAGTCTGAGAGGAACCCTGAAGAAGACCCTCTTTTTATCTGGCTAAATGGAGGACCTGGCTGTTCTTCCATCTCTGGTCTTCTTTTTGAGAATG GACCTTTGACTATGAAGCTTGAAGTGTACAATGGAACTCTACCTTCTTTAGTCTCTACTACATACTCATGGACTAag ACTTCTAGCATTATATACTTGGATCAGCCTGTTGGAACTGGCTTCTCCTTCTCGACTCAACATGTTGATACACCGAGTGATTCAGGAGAGGCCAGACGGATCCATGAATTTCTTCAGAAG TGGCTAGCTAAGCATGAAGAGTTTATTCCCAACCCTTTCTATGTAGGCGGACATTCTTACACCGGTAAGATTGTTCCTCCGCTCGTTCAAGAAATCTCTAAAG GCAACTATCAACGGCACAAACCTACAATAAATCTTCAG GGGTATCTGCTCGGTAACCCGGTAACAGAATTTGAAATTGATTGGAACAGCCGCATTCCTTTTGCTCATGAAATGGCACTGATCTCTGATGAGCTCTACGAG tCGTTGAAGAGAATCTGCAAAGGGAAATATGTAAATGTTGATCCAGGTAACACAGAATGTTTGAAACTCCTTGAAGAATATAACAAG TTTACAAAGACAGTAAACCCGTTTCTTATATCAGAACCATCGTGTGAAACTGAAACTCCAGATTGCTAT ATTTATAGGCATTTGCTAGCTACCTACTGGGCCAATGACGAAAGTGTACGTAGGGCTCTTCAAATCAATAAG GAGAGTATAGGGAGATGGGTACGATGTAATTTCGATATTCCATACACTCACGACATTATAAATAGTGTACCTTACCATGTGGATAACAGCATCAATGGCTATCGTTCTCTCATCTTCAG TGGTGATCACGATTTGGGAGTGCCTTACCTTGGGACTCAAGCTTGGATAAGATCTCTCAACTATTCGGTTATTGATGACTGGAGACCATGGATGATCAACAATAAACCTGCAGG ATGTACAACAACTTATGCAAATAAAATGACATTTGTTACCATCAAA GGAGGTGGGCACACAGCAGAGTTTAAACCAGAGGAAAGCTCTGTCATGTTTCAAAGGTGGATCAGTGGCCAACCTCTGTAA
- the LOC103830761 gene encoding nascent polypeptide-associated complex subunit beta isoform X1, whose amino-acid sequence MNREKLMKMANTVRTGGKGTVRRKKKAVHKTNTTDDKKLQSTLKRVGVNSIPGIEEVNIFKDDVVIQFINPKVQASVAANTWAVSGAPQTKSKCSVSTYIIFSSRLMFILIFENLNFRAELQDILPQIISQLGTDNLDNLKKLAEQFQKQAPGGGADVPATIQEEDEDDVPELVAGETFETPAAQEAAKATA is encoded by the exons ATGAATAGAGAGAAGTTGATGAAGATGGCTAACACTGTCCGCACTGGCGGAAAAGGCACAGTTAGAAG AAAGAAGAAGGCTGTTCACAAGACGAACACGACGGACGACAAGAAGCTCCAGAGCACGCTCAAGAGAGTTGGAGTCAACTCCATTCCCGGTATCGAAGAAGTTAACATCTTTAAGGATGATGTTGTGATTCAGTTCATTAACCCTAAGG TTCAAGCTTCCGTTGCTGCTAATACATGGGCTGTGAGCGGTGCTCCACAGACCAAAAGTAAGTGTTCTGTATCTACATACATCATATTCTCTTCTCGGCTTATGTTTATtctaattttcgaaaatctaAATTTTCGTGCAGAGTTGCAAGACATACTTCCTCAGATTATCAGCCAACTTG GAACTGATAACTTGGACAACCTGAAGAAGCTAGCAGAGCAGTTCCAGAAACAGGCACCAGGTGGAGGAGCTGATGTTCCAGCAACTATCCAAGAAGAGGATGAAGATGATGTCCCAGAACTCGTAGCGGGAGAGACTTTCGAGACTCCTGCTGCTCAAGAAGCTGCTAAAGCTACTGCTTAA
- the LOC103830761 gene encoding nascent polypeptide-associated complex subunit beta isoform X2 encodes MNREKLMKMANTVRTGGKGTVRRKKKAVHKTNTTDDKKLQSTLKRVGVNSIPGIEEVNIFKDDVVIQFINPKVQASVAANTWAVSGAPQTKKLQDILPQIISQLGTDNLDNLKKLAEQFQKQAPGGGADVPATIQEEDEDDVPELVAGETFETPAAQEAAKATA; translated from the exons ATGAATAGAGAGAAGTTGATGAAGATGGCTAACACTGTCCGCACTGGCGGAAAAGGCACAGTTAGAAG AAAGAAGAAGGCTGTTCACAAGACGAACACGACGGACGACAAGAAGCTCCAGAGCACGCTCAAGAGAGTTGGAGTCAACTCCATTCCCGGTATCGAAGAAGTTAACATCTTTAAGGATGATGTTGTGATTCAGTTCATTAACCCTAAGG TTCAAGCTTCCGTTGCTGCTAATACATGGGCTGTGAGCGGTGCTCCACAGACCAAAA AGTTGCAAGACATACTTCCTCAGATTATCAGCCAACTTG GAACTGATAACTTGGACAACCTGAAGAAGCTAGCAGAGCAGTTCCAGAAACAGGCACCAGGTGGAGGAGCTGATGTTCCAGCAACTATCCAAGAAGAGGATGAAGATGATGTCCCAGAACTCGTAGCGGGAGAGACTTTCGAGACTCCTGCTGCTCAAGAAGCTGCTAAAGCTACTGCTTAA
- the LOC103830760 gene encoding kunitz trypsin inhibitor 4 — protein MNPTFYFVLALTIVLATNTYGAVLDIDGDIIFRGSYYVLPVIRGRGGGLTLRGRGGELCPYDIVQKSSEVDEGIPVKFSNWRPRVAFVPESQDLNIKTDVEATICFQSTYWRVGEFDEERQQYFVVAGLQDDSPNSFFQIENSGDDAYKFVFCPKTGDSGRQCTNVGIFVDEIGVRRLALSSEPFLVMFKKANVTEISSKTM, from the coding sequence ATGAATCCTACGTTTTACTTCGTTCTTGCCTTAACCATAGTTTTGGCCACAAACACATATGGTGCAGTTCTTGACATCGACGGCGACATCATTTTCCGCGGCAGTTACTATGTTCTCCCAGTCATCCGCGGAAGAGGAGGGGGGCTAACTCTACGCGGCCGCGGTGGCGAGCTATGTCCTTACGACATCGTGCAAAAATCATCCGAGGTTGATGAAGGTATTCCCGTTAAATTCTCAAACTGGAGACCTAGAGTTGCGTTCGTTCCCGAGTCGCAAGACCTTAACATCAAGACGGACGTTGAAGCTACGATATGCTTCCAGTCAACATACTGGCGAGTCGGTGAGTTTGACGAGGAGAGGCAGCAGTATTTCGTGGTGGCTGGTCTACAAGACGACTCACCCAACAGTTTCTTTCAGATCGAAAACTCTGGAGATGATGCTTACAAGTTTGTGTTCTGTCCTAAGACTGGTGATTCTGGTCGTCAATGCACGAATGTCGGGATATTCGTGGACGAAATAGGCGTTCGGCGTTTGGCTCTAAGCTCTGAGCCGTTCTTGGTTATGTTCAAGAAAGCTAATGTTACTGAGATTTCGTCCAAGACTATGTGA